A genomic segment from Neisseria perflava encodes:
- a CDS encoding sigma-54-dependent transcriptional regulator, whose product MRSSDILIVDDEVGIRDLLSEILQDEGYTVTLAENAEEARQLRYQTRPAMVLLDIWMPDCDGITLLKEWAKNGQLNMPVVMMSGHASIDTAVEATKIGALDFLEKPIALQKLLSAVERALKHGEVQTASGMTLDKLGNSPVIQEMNGSIEAAAKHNRPLLLAGEAGSPFEIVARYLHKSGTPWVATDRVEHIVDTPLELLQKASGGILYVGDIARYSKNIQNGIAFLLEKADRYNVRVIASCGFKRGESADDVVAGRLAELLKECINVPSLRSQPDDIVFLINRIMTDLAESQKIQPVKFSDSALVVLRQYDWPGNYDQLAETVKNIMLESDGKEVDEQAVAVALGQKENATATEIIGGFNFNMPLRELREEVERRYFEYHIAQEGQNMSRVAQKVGLERTHLYRKLKQLGISVSRRSADKSEE is encoded by the coding sequence ATGCGAAGCAGTGATATTTTGATTGTAGATGATGAAGTAGGCATCCGCGACCTGCTCTCCGAAATTCTTCAAGACGAAGGCTATACCGTTACTTTGGCCGAAAATGCCGAAGAAGCGCGCCAATTGCGTTATCAAACGCGTCCGGCCATGGTGTTGCTGGACATTTGGATGCCCGATTGCGACGGCATCACTTTGTTGAAAGAGTGGGCGAAAAACGGCCAACTCAATATGCCTGTTGTTATGATGAGCGGTCATGCCAGCATTGACACCGCGGTTGAAGCCACTAAAATCGGCGCGCTCGATTTTCTGGAAAAACCGATTGCCCTGCAAAAACTCTTGTCTGCGGTAGAACGCGCCTTGAAACATGGCGAAGTTCAGACGGCCTCCGGCATGACTTTGGACAAACTGGGCAACAGCCCGGTTATTCAAGAAATGAACGGCAGCATTGAAGCGGCCGCCAAACACAATCGCCCGCTGTTGTTGGCCGGTGAGGCAGGCTCGCCGTTTGAAATTGTCGCCCGCTATCTGCACAAAAGCGGTACGCCTTGGGTGGCAACCGACCGTGTCGAACACATTGTCGATACGCCGTTGGAGTTGTTGCAAAAAGCATCGGGCGGTATTTTGTATGTCGGCGATATTGCCCGTTACAGCAAAAATATCCAAAACGGCATTGCTTTCTTGCTTGAAAAAGCCGACCGCTACAATGTCCGTGTGATTGCTTCATGCGGCTTTAAACGCGGTGAGAGCGCTGATGACGTCGTTGCCGGCCGACTGGCGGAGCTGTTGAAAGAGTGCATCAATGTTCCTTCTTTGCGCAGCCAACCGGACGATATCGTCTTTTTAATCAACCGCATCATGACCGATTTGGCCGAAAGTCAAAAAATCCAGCCGGTAAAATTCAGCGATAGCGCGTTGGTGGTTTTGCGCCAATACGATTGGCCGGGCAATTACGACCAGCTTGCCGAAACGGTGAAAAACATCATGTTGGAATCGGACGGCAAAGAAGTGGACGAGCAGGCCGTTGCTGTGGCTTTGGGTCAGAAGGAAAACGCGACGGCGACAGAAATCATCGGCGGCTTCAATTTCAATATGCCTTTGCGTGAATTGAGGGAAGAAGTCGAGCGCCGCTACTTTGAGTACCACATCGCCCAAGAAGGCCAAAATATGAGCCGCGTGGCGCAAAAGGTTGGTTTGGAGCGTACGCACCTTTACCGCAAACTCAAACAACTCGGTATCAGCGTATCGCGCCGCAGCGCCGACAAATCCGAAGAATAA
- a CDS encoding DUF4390 domain-containing protein yields the protein MAFITRLLKSSKTLIVPLLLAVSLNAAGEGISATRAEAKLTHAGQLSVSSRFRTDLPDQLKEALKQGVPLHFNLSWQLSAPSVASYKFKFDQLLNNDSTIQYKLSFHPLTNRYRVTVGTFSTEYDTLEAALRAVGAVANWKVLSKGALSDVAAKDTKAEIRLLLTTAKLPKPFQINALTSKNWHLDSGWKSLSVVQE from the coding sequence ATGGCTTTTATTACGCGCTTATTAAAAAGCAGTAAAACGCTGATTGTACCGCTCTTGCTCGCCGTGTCGCTGAATGCGGCGGGCGAGGGCATCAGTGCGACCCGTGCCGAGGCAAAGCTGACCCATGCCGGACAGCTTTCCGTCAGCAGCCGTTTCCGCACCGACCTGCCCGATCAGCTCAAAGAAGCACTCAAACAGGGCGTCCCCCTGCATTTCAATTTAAGTTGGCAGCTGTCGGCGCCGTCCGTGGCGTCTTATAAATTCAAGTTCGACCAGCTGCTCAACAACGACAGCACAATTCAATATAAATTATCCTTCCATCCGCTGACCAACCGCTATCGCGTTACCGTCGGTACGTTTTCTACCGAGTACGACACGCTTGAAGCTGCCTTGCGCGCAGTGGGCGCGGTCGCGAATTGGAAGGTTTTGTCCAAGGGTGCGCTGAGTGATGTGGCCGCCAAAGACACGAAGGCTGAAATCCGCCTGCTGCTGACAACCGCCAAGCTACCCAAACCGTTCCAAATCAATGCCCTGACTTCTAAAAATTGGCATTTGGATTCGGGGTGGAAATCCTTGTCGGTCGTGCAGGAGTAA
- a CDS encoding DUF494 family protein, whose protein sequence is MTEVIAYLIEHFQDFDNCPPPEDLGRLLEDAGFDATEIGNTLMMMEVLFNTSEFYAEPFNSDSLRVFCREEAENLPQEVMGLMQYLVAEHAITYEQREIVIHALMHIPSDEITLDTAKVLVLLVLWMHKSELSVLIGDDLMSALTGQNVMH, encoded by the coding sequence ATGACCGAAGTCATTGCCTATTTAATCGAACACTTCCAAGATTTCGACAATTGTCCGCCTCCTGAGGATTTGGGTCGCCTCTTGGAAGATGCGGGTTTTGATGCTACGGAAATCGGCAATACATTGATGATGATGGAAGTCTTGTTCAATACATCCGAATTCTATGCCGAGCCGTTTAACAGCGACTCACTGCGCGTATTCTGCCGTGAGGAAGCTGAAAACCTGCCGCAGGAAGTCATGGGCTTGATGCAGTATTTGGTTGCCGAACACGCAATTACTTATGAGCAACGCGAAATCGTCATTCACGCCCTGATGCATATTCCATCGGACGAAATCACCCTCGATACCGCCAAAGTGTTGGTATTGCTGGTGTTATGGATGCACAAGAGCGAGCTATCCGTCCTGATAGGAGACGACTTGATGAGTGCGTTGACTGGACAAAATGTGATGCACTAA
- a CDS encoding sensor histidine kinase has translation MRRFLLIAAVFAVVLLYGLTVATGSSNVLSDYFWWIVALCGLLLLVLAAVLVRYVVLLMRDNSKSVFGSQIARRLSGMFTLVAVLPGVFLFGISAQFINGTINSWFGNDTHEALERSLNLSKSALNLAVDNAVSNATPVQIDLISAASLDGDLGQTLTQSAPTSEFAQLALYNATTHKAEKSINPLKLNQPTLNKEGWEQLEQTGSVRSLENIGGVLYAQGWMLIGTHKNQDYALFFRQPIPKDVAQDATLIEAARAKYAELSYTKKGLQTFFLSTLLVATLLAIFLALVMALYFARRFVAPVLSLAEGARAVAQGDFSQTRPVFRNDEFGRLTQLFNHMTEQLAIAKEADERNRLREEAARHYLECVLESLTTGVITLDADGRLKTFNKAAEQILGVSLVSLWGSNWHQWHGKSPQQTLLADVFAAINETADSDKPVQVEYAAPDDARILLGKATILPEDNNNGVVMVIDDITVLMRAQKEAAWGEVAKRLAHEIRNPLTPIQLSAERLAWKLHDKLDEQDAQILSRSTDTIVKQVAALKEMVEAFRNYARAPSLNLEKQDLNGLVSEVLVLYEADACKFNARLSADALSIAADTTAMRQVLHNLFKNAAEAAESDEAPQVNIETGREGGQVFLTVCNNGKSFSKEMLHNAFEPYVTDKPTGTGLGLPVVKKIIEEHGGRISLSNQNSGGACVKIALPEMAETYAKQ, from the coding sequence ATGCGCCGCTTTCTCCTGATTGCCGCTGTATTCGCCGTAGTTTTGTTGTACGGTCTGACTGTTGCAACGGGCAGCAGCAACGTATTGTCCGATTATTTCTGGTGGATTGTCGCCTTGTGCGGCTTGCTGTTGCTGGTGTTGGCCGCGGTGTTGGTGCGCTATGTCGTGCTTTTGATGCGCGACAACAGCAAAAGCGTGTTCGGCTCGCAGATTGCACGTCGGCTGTCGGGGATGTTTACCTTGGTTGCCGTATTGCCGGGCGTGTTTTTGTTCGGTATTTCCGCCCAGTTTATTAACGGCACGATTAATTCTTGGTTTGGCAACGATACCCATGAGGCATTGGAGCGCAGCTTAAACTTGAGCAAATCCGCGCTGAACTTGGCGGTGGACAACGCTGTCAGCAACGCCACGCCGGTGCAAATCGACTTAATCAGCGCCGCTTCGCTGGACGGCGACTTGGGGCAAACGCTGACCCAATCCGCGCCTACTTCCGAATTTGCCCAGCTGGCGCTTTATAACGCGACCACCCATAAAGCCGAGAAAAGCATCAATCCCCTGAAACTGAATCAACCTACGCTCAACAAAGAAGGATGGGAGCAGCTGGAGCAGACCGGCTCGGTACGCAGCTTGGAAAACATCGGCGGCGTGCTGTATGCTCAAGGCTGGATGCTGATCGGTACGCATAAAAATCAGGATTATGCGTTGTTTTTCCGTCAGCCGATTCCGAAAGATGTTGCCCAAGATGCGACGCTGATTGAAGCGGCCCGCGCCAAATACGCCGAGCTGAGTTATACCAAAAAAGGCCTGCAAACCTTTTTCCTGTCCACGCTGTTGGTCGCGACATTGTTGGCCATCTTTTTGGCGTTGGTGATGGCTTTGTATTTTGCCCGCCGTTTTGTGGCGCCGGTGTTGTCGTTGGCAGAGGGCGCGCGGGCGGTGGCTCAGGGCGACTTCAGCCAGACCCGGCCGGTATTCCGCAATGACGAGTTCGGCCGTTTGACCCAATTGTTCAACCACATGACCGAGCAATTGGCGATTGCCAAAGAGGCGGACGAGCGCAACCGTTTGCGCGAAGAAGCCGCCCGCCACTATTTGGAATGCGTGTTGGAAAGTTTGACCACAGGCGTGATTACTTTGGATGCCGACGGCCGTCTGAAAACCTTTAACAAGGCCGCCGAACAGATTTTGGGCGTTTCGCTGGTGTCTTTGTGGGGCAGCAACTGGCATCAATGGCACGGCAAATCGCCGCAGCAAACCCTGTTGGCCGATGTGTTTGCCGCCATCAATGAAACCGCCGACAGCGACAAACCCGTCCAAGTCGAATACGCCGCTCCCGACGATGCCCGAATCTTGTTGGGCAAGGCCACCATCCTGCCGGAGGACAACAATAACGGCGTGGTGATGGTGATTGATGACATTACCGTCTTGATGCGGGCACAAAAAGAGGCCGCATGGGGCGAAGTGGCGAAACGCTTGGCGCATGAAATCCGCAATCCGCTCACGCCTATCCAGCTTTCTGCCGAGAGATTGGCATGGAAATTGCATGATAAACTTGATGAACAAGACGCTCAAATCCTCAGCCGTTCAACCGATACCATCGTCAAACAGGTTGCCGCGCTGAAAGAAATGGTCGAAGCATTCCGCAATTATGCGCGTGCGCCGTCGCTGAATTTAGAAAAACAAGATTTAAACGGTTTGGTGTCGGAAGTATTGGTATTATATGAGGCCGACGCGTGCAAATTTAATGCGCGGCTCAGCGCCGACGCCCTGTCGATTGCCGCCGATACGACGGCCATGCGCCAAGTGTTGCATAACCTATTTAAGAATGCCGCAGAAGCGGCGGAGTCGGACGAGGCACCGCAAGTAAACATCGAAACAGGGCGCGAAGGCGGACAGGTTTTCCTGACCGTCTGCAACAACGGCAAAAGTTTCAGCAAAGAAATGCTGCACAATGCTTTTGAGCCGTACGTTACCGACAAACCGACAGGAACGGGGCTGGGTTTGCCCGTTGTGAAAAAAATTATCGAGGAGCATGGCGGCCGCATCAGCCTGAGCAATCAGAACAGCGGCGGCGCGTGCGTCAAAATAGCTTTACCGGAAATGGCAGAAACTTATGCGAAGCAGTGA
- the dprA gene encoding DNA-processing protein DprA — protein sequence MTENERFAWLQLAFTPYIGAESFLVLLQQFGSAQAALNAPADRIAALVRHKQATESWRHADKRALAQRSAEAALQWETQDGCRLLLLQDDDFPEMLTQGITAPPVLFLRGNAELLHTPSAAIVGSRHATPQAMRIAKDFGRALSEKGIPVVSGMASGIDTAAHQGALQADGGTIAVWGTGIDRIYPPSNKNLAYEIAEKGLIVSEFPLDTRPFAGNFPRRNRLIAALSQLTLVVEAALESGSLITAKLAAEMGREVMAVPGSIDNPHSKGCHKLIKDGAKLVECLDDILHECPQLLQNTPVPSYSINKTVKPKNDQTEHLQPKTIADEPQRPSENLSAAPSTSALLEAMGYDPIHPDILAQQTNTAAADVYAQLLEYELDGIVAALPGGRYQRVKA from the coding sequence ATGACGGAAAACGAGCGTTTTGCTTGGTTGCAACTGGCATTTACGCCCTATATCGGTGCAGAAAGTTTTTTGGTGCTGTTGCAGCAATTCGGTAGCGCACAAGCTGCCTTGAATGCGCCGGCAGATAGAATTGCCGCGTTGGTACGCCATAAACAGGCGACCGAGTCGTGGCGTCATGCGGACAAACGGGCTTTGGCGCAGCGGTCTGCTGAAGCCGCTTTACAATGGGAAACGCAGGACGGTTGCCGTTTGTTGCTGCTGCAAGATGATGATTTCCCCGAAATGCTGACACAAGGCATTACCGCGCCGCCGGTTTTGTTTTTACGCGGTAATGCAGAGTTGTTGCACACACCTTCTGCCGCGATTGTCGGCAGCCGCCATGCCACGCCGCAGGCAATGCGGATTGCCAAAGATTTCGGCAGGGCATTGAGTGAAAAAGGCATTCCCGTCGTATCGGGTATGGCTTCGGGTATCGATACCGCCGCCCATCAAGGCGCATTGCAGGCAGATGGCGGTACCATTGCCGTCTGGGGAACCGGTATAGACCGCATTTATCCGCCGTCCAATAAAAACCTTGCTTATGAAATTGCTGAAAAAGGATTGATTGTCAGCGAGTTCCCTTTGGATACGCGTCCATTTGCAGGCAATTTTCCTCGCCGCAACCGTCTGATTGCCGCGTTGTCGCAGCTGACATTGGTGGTAGAAGCGGCATTGGAATCCGGCTCATTGATTACCGCCAAGCTGGCGGCGGAGATGGGGCGCGAAGTGATGGCAGTGCCCGGTTCGATAGACAATCCGCACAGCAAAGGCTGCCACAAGTTGATTAAAGACGGGGCAAAATTGGTGGAATGTTTGGACGATATTCTCCATGAGTGTCCGCAGCTATTGCAAAATACGCCTGTTCCATCATATTCTATAAATAAGACGGTCAAACCGAAAAACGATCAAACCGAACATCTGCAACCCAAAACAATAGCAGATGAACCGCAAAGGCCGTCTGAAAACCTATCTGCCGCCCCATCAACAAGCGCTTTATTGGAAGCAATGGGTTACGACCCGATACATCCCGATATTTTGGCGCAACAAACCAATACGGCAGCGGCAGACGTGTACGCACAGCTTTTGGAATACGAACTTGACGGTATCGTTGCTGCCTTGCCGGGCGGTCGTTATCAGCGTGTCAAAGCATAA
- a CDS encoding O-acetyl-ADP-ribose deacetylase — MAVFEVVEGDITRLAVDAIVNAANSSLLGGGGVDGAIHRAAGKELLDECRTLGGCRTGEAKITQGYRLPARFVIHTVGPVWFGGKQNEEAKLAQSYANSLLLAQKHDLHSIAFPCISTGVYRFPAEAAARIALESLKQTLPQCPAVEKIIFCCFSKTDAEYYRALLAAEQAV; from the coding sequence ATGGCTGTTTTTGAAGTGGTCGAGGGCGATATTACCCGATTGGCAGTCGATGCGATTGTCAATGCCGCCAATTCATCGCTGTTGGGCGGTGGCGGAGTAGACGGTGCAATACACCGCGCCGCAGGCAAAGAGCTGCTGGATGAGTGCCGAACTTTGGGCGGTTGCCGCACAGGCGAAGCCAAAATAACCCAAGGCTATCGTTTGCCTGCGCGTTTTGTCATTCATACGGTCGGGCCGGTATGGTTTGGCGGAAAACAAAATGAAGAGGCCAAATTGGCACAATCCTACGCCAATTCCTTGCTGCTTGCCCAGAAACACGATCTTCACAGCATCGCCTTTCCGTGCATCAGTACCGGTGTGTACCGCTTCCCGGCCGAAGCCGCCGCGCGTATCGCTTTGGAGAGTTTGAAGCAAACCCTGCCGCAATGTCCGGCAGTGGAAAAAATCATCTTTTGCTGTTTTTCCAAAACAGATGCCGAATATTATCGGGCATTGCTGGCTGCCGAACAGGCCGTCTGA
- the rsmB gene encoding 16S rRNA (cytosine(967)-C(5))-methyltransferase RsmB, with protein MSMSLAQKLAADSVAAVAEGRNLQDVLAEIRAAHPQLTAQENGALQDIAYGCQRYLGSLKHMLGQMLKKPIDNPQLESLLLAAMYQLHYTRNAPHAVVNEAVESIAKIGRGQFRSFANAILRRFLRERDKLAASCKKDDVAKHNLPLWWVAYLKNHYPKHWHNITTALQSHPPMTLRVNRRHGNAESYLEKLAAEGIAARALDEYAVMLEEAVPVSRLPGFSDGLVSVQDFGAQRAAYLLNPKDGERILDACAAPGGKTGHILELADCHVTALDIDEGRLNRVKSNLDRLGFQTASLACADAQDLVAWYDGKAFDAVLADVPCTASGVARRNPDVKWLRRPTDAVKTARQQEALLDALWQTLTKNGRMLLATCSVFVEENDGQLQKFLNRHADAELIESHVLLPNKHQDGFYYALIKKQ; from the coding sequence ATGAGTATGTCCCTCGCCCAAAAATTGGCCGCCGACAGCGTTGCCGCGGTTGCCGAAGGGCGCAATCTTCAGGATGTTTTGGCGGAAATCCGCGCGGCTCATCCGCAGCTGACGGCGCAGGAAAACGGCGCGTTGCAGGATATTGCCTACGGTTGCCAACGTTATTTGGGCAGTTTGAAACACATGCTTGGTCAAATGCTGAAGAAGCCGATTGACAATCCGCAGCTTGAAAGCCTGCTTTTGGCGGCGATGTACCAACTGCATTACACGCGCAATGCGCCTCATGCCGTGGTCAATGAAGCGGTGGAAAGCATTGCCAAAATCGGCCGCGGCCAGTTCCGCTCGTTTGCCAATGCGATTTTGCGCCGCTTTTTGCGTGAACGCGACAAGCTCGCGGCTTCCTGCAAAAAAGACGATGTGGCGAAACACAATTTGCCGCTGTGGTGGGTGGCTTACTTGAAAAACCATTATCCGAAACATTGGCACAACATTACCACCGCGCTGCAATCGCATCCGCCGATGACTTTGCGCGTCAACCGCCGACACGGCAATGCCGAAAGCTATTTGGAAAAGCTGGCTGCGGAAGGTATTGCGGCCAGGGCGTTGGACGAATACGCCGTGATGTTAGAAGAAGCTGTGCCGGTAAGCCGCCTGCCCGGTTTTTCAGACGGCCTGGTGTCTGTGCAGGATTTTGGTGCGCAGCGTGCTGCCTATTTGTTGAACCCGAAAGACGGAGAACGCATCCTCGATGCCTGTGCGGCGCCGGGCGGTAAGACAGGCCATATCTTGGAACTGGCAGATTGTCATGTTACCGCTTTGGATATAGACGAAGGCCGTCTGAACAGGGTGAAGAGCAATCTTGACCGTTTAGGCTTTCAGACGGCCTCTTTGGCTTGTGCCGATGCGCAGGACTTGGTGGCATGGTATGATGGTAAGGCCTTTGACGCTGTTTTGGCCGATGTGCCGTGTACTGCTTCGGGCGTGGCGCGGCGCAATCCCGACGTCAAATGGCTGCGCCGGCCGACCGATGCCGTCAAAACCGCACGCCAACAGGAAGCATTATTAGACGCGCTGTGGCAGACCCTGACGAAAAACGGCAGGATGTTGCTGGCTACCTGCTCGGTCTTTGTCGAAGAAAACGACGGTCAATTGCAAAAATTCCTTAACCGCCATGCCGATGCCGAGCTGATTGAATCGCATGTGCTTTTACCGAACAAACATCAAGATGGCTTTTATTACGCGCTTATTAAAAAGCAGTAA
- the topA gene encoding type I DNA topoisomerase, which translates to MAKNLLIVESPSKAKTLKKYLGGDFEILASYGHVRDLVPKSGAVDPDNGFAMKYQLISRNSKHVDAIVAGAKEAENIYLATDPDREGEAISWHLLEILKSKRGLKNIKPQRVVFHEITKNAVLDAVTHPREIEMDLVDAQQARRALDYLVGFNLSPLLWKKIRRGLSAGRVQSPALRLICERENEIRAFEAQEYWTVHLDSHKGRSKFTAKLAQYNGAKLEQFDLPNEAAQADVLKELEGKEAVVTAIEKKKRSRNPAAPFTTSTMQQDAVRKLGFTTDRTMRTAQQLYEGIDVGQGAIGLITYMRTDSVNLADEALTEIRHYIENKIGKEYLPSSAKQYKTKSKNAQEAHEAIRPTSVYRTPESVKPFLSADQFKLYQMIWQRTVACQMTPAKFDQTTVDITVGKGVFRVTGQVQTFAGFLSVYEESSDDEESEDSKKLPEMSEGDKLPVDKLYGEQHFTTPPPRYNEATLVKALEEYGIGRPSTYASIISTLKDREYVTLEQKRFMPTDTGDIVNKFLTEHFAQYVDYHFTAKLEDQLDEIANGKRQWIPVMDKFWKPFIKQVEEKEGIERAKFTTQELDETCPKCGEHKLQIKFGKMGRFVACAGYPECSYTRNVNETAEEAAERIAKAEAEQAELDGRECPKCGGRLLYKYSRTGSKFIGCANYPKCKHVEPLEKPKDTGVQCPQCKKGNLVERKSRYGKLFYSCSTYPDCNYATWNPPIAETCPKCAWPVLTIKTTKRWGVEKVCPQKECGWKEQIEPPAPKE; encoded by the coding sequence ATGGCGAAAAACTTATTAATCGTCGAATCCCCGTCCAAAGCCAAAACCCTGAAAAAATATCTGGGCGGTGATTTTGAAATCTTGGCGTCTTACGGCCACGTCCGCGATTTAGTTCCGAAAAGCGGAGCAGTCGATCCCGACAATGGCTTTGCCATGAAGTACCAGCTGATCAGCCGCAACAGCAAACACGTCGATGCCATCGTTGCTGGTGCCAAAGAAGCTGAAAACATCTACCTCGCAACCGACCCGGATAGGGAAGGCGAAGCCATTTCTTGGCATCTTTTGGAAATCCTCAAATCCAAACGCGGCCTGAAAAACATCAAACCGCAGCGTGTCGTGTTCCACGAAATTACCAAAAACGCCGTACTCGATGCGGTTACCCATCCGCGCGAAATCGAAATGGATTTGGTCGATGCGCAACAAGCCCGCCGAGCTTTGGACTATTTGGTCGGTTTCAACCTCTCGCCATTGTTGTGGAAAAAAATCCGCCGCGGTTTGAGCGCAGGCCGTGTACAAAGTCCCGCTTTGCGCCTGATTTGCGAGCGCGAAAACGAAATCCGCGCGTTTGAAGCGCAGGAATATTGGACGGTACATCTCGACAGCCATAAAGGCCGCAGCAAGTTTACCGCCAAACTTGCCCAATACAACGGCGCGAAACTCGAACAATTCGACCTGCCGAACGAAGCCGCGCAAGCCGATGTGTTGAAAGAACTCGAAGGCAAAGAGGCCGTCGTTACTGCCATCGAAAAGAAAAAGCGCAGCCGCAATCCCGCCGCGCCGTTTACCACATCCACCATGCAGCAGGATGCCGTGCGCAAACTCGGTTTCACTACCGACCGCACCATGCGTACCGCCCAGCAGCTTTACGAAGGTATAGACGTAGGGCAGGGCGCCATCGGTCTGATTACCTATATGCGTACCGACAGCGTGAATTTGGCCGATGAAGCGTTAACCGAAATCCGCCATTACATCGAAAACAAAATCGGCAAAGAATATCTGCCAAGTTCGGCCAAACAGTACAAAACCAAATCCAAAAACGCCCAAGAAGCACACGAAGCGATCCGTCCGACTTCCGTGTACCGCACGCCCGAAAGCGTCAAACCCTTCTTGAGCGCAGATCAGTTCAAACTCTATCAAATGATTTGGCAACGTACCGTTGCCTGTCAGATGACGCCCGCCAAATTTGACCAAACCACCGTCGATATTACCGTCGGCAAAGGCGTGTTCCGCGTAACCGGACAAGTGCAGACTTTCGCAGGCTTCTTGAGCGTGTATGAAGAAAGCAGCGACGACGAAGAGAGTGAAGACAGCAAAAAACTGCCCGAAATGAGCGAAGGCGATAAATTGCCTGTAGACAAACTTTACGGTGAACAACACTTCACCACTCCGCCGCCGCGCTACAACGAAGCCACGCTGGTTAAAGCCCTCGAAGAATACGGCATTGGCCGCCCCTCCACCTACGCCAGTATTATTTCCACGCTCAAAGACCGCGAATACGTTACCCTTGAGCAAAAACGCTTCATGCCCACCGACACAGGCGACATCGTCAATAAATTCCTGACCGAACACTTCGCCCAATACGTCGATTACCACTTTACCGCCAAACTCGAAGACCAGCTTGACGAGATTGCCAATGGCAAACGCCAATGGATTCCCGTGATGGATAAATTCTGGAAACCATTTATCAAACAAGTGGAAGAAAAAGAAGGTATCGAACGTGCCAAATTCACCACGCAGGAACTCGACGAAACCTGCCCCAAATGCGGCGAACACAAACTGCAAATCAAGTTTGGCAAAATGGGCCGTTTCGTCGCCTGCGCTGGTTATCCAGAGTGCAGCTACACGCGCAACGTCAACGAAACCGCCGAAGAGGCCGCCGAGCGCATCGCCAAAGCTGAAGCAGAACAAGCCGAACTCGACGGGCGCGAATGCCCCAAATGTGGCGGACGGTTGTTGTACAAATACAGCCGCACCGGCAGCAAATTCATCGGCTGCGCCAACTACCCCAAATGCAAACACGTCGAGCCGCTGGAAAAACCCAAAGACACCGGCGTCCAGTGCCCACAATGCAAAAAAGGCAACCTCGTCGAGCGCAAATCCCGCTACGGCAAACTGTTTTACAGTTGCAGCACTTATCCGGATTGCAACTACGCGACATGGAACCCACCCATTGCAGAAACCTGTCCAAAATGCGCGTGGCCGGTTTTGACCATCAAAACCACCAAACGCTGGGGCGTGGAGAAAGTCTGCCCGCAAAAAGAATGTGGTTGGAAAGAGCAAATTGAACCGCCTGCACCGAAGGAATAA
- the fmt gene encoding methionyl-tRNA formyltransferase — MKVIFAGTPDFAAAALKAIAAAGFEIPLVLTQPDRPKGRGMQLTASPVKQAALELGLTVAQPEKLRNNAEALQMLKDTGADVMVVAAYGLILPQDVLDTPKHGCLNIHASLLPRWRGAAPIQRAIEAGDAETGVCIMQMDIGLDTGDVVSEHRYAIQPTDTANEVHDALMGLGAEAIVADLQRLQAEGRLNAVKQPEEGVTYAQKLSKEEARIDWNESAAVIERKIRAFNPVPAAWVEYQGKPMKIWRAEVVVKQGKAGEVLSCTSDGLLVACGENALNITELQPSGSKRMSIQAFAAGRTIEVGTVL, encoded by the coding sequence ATGAAAGTCATCTTTGCCGGTACGCCCGATTTTGCCGCCGCCGCCTTGAAAGCCATCGCCGCCGCAGGTTTTGAAATTCCGCTGGTGTTGACCCAGCCTGACCGCCCCAAAGGCCGCGGCATGCAGCTGACCGCATCGCCGGTCAAACAGGCTGCCTTGGAATTAGGTTTGACCGTGGCGCAGCCGGAAAAGTTGCGCAATAACGCCGAAGCCCTGCAAATGCTTAAAGATACGGGCGCGGATGTGATGGTAGTGGCCGCGTATGGTTTGATTTTGCCGCAGGATGTGTTGGATACGCCCAAACACGGCTGCCTCAATATCCACGCTTCGCTGTTACCCCGTTGGCGCGGCGCGGCACCGATTCAACGTGCGATTGAAGCCGGCGACGCCGAAACCGGTGTGTGTATCATGCAGATGGACATCGGCTTGGACACCGGCGATGTGGTCAGCGAACACCGCTACGCCATCCAGCCTACGGATACCGCCAACGAAGTGCATGACGCGCTGATGGGTTTGGGTGCGGAAGCGATTGTTGCCGACTTGCAGCGTCTGCAGGCTGAAGGCCGTCTGAATGCGGTCAAACAGCCTGAAGAAGGCGTTACCTACGCCCAGAAATTGAGCAAAGAAGAGGCGCGTATCGATTGGAATGAAAGCGCGGCTGTGATTGAGCGCAAAATCCGTGCTTTCAACCCTGTACCTGCCGCGTGGGTCGAGTATCAAGGCAAACCGATGAAAATCTGGCGTGCCGAAGTCGTGGTCAAACAGGGTAAGGCAGGCGAAGTGTTGTCCTGCACTTCAGACGGCCTGCTGGTGGCGTGCGGTGAAAATGCGCTGAACATTACCGAATTGCAGCCTTCCGGCAGCAAACGCATGAGCATACAGGCATTTGCGGCAGGCCGGACGATTGAAGTCGGAACGGTTTTGTAA